A window of the Gemmatirosa kalamazoonensis genome harbors these coding sequences:
- a CDS encoding ECF-type sigma factor produces the protein MDTPHSTPHSTETLFVALYDELKRLAHRQINAVDAFATLRTTELVHEAYLKLGRGDDTSWEGRAHFFGAAARAMRQVLVDFARRRRSLKRGGPDAPVTLRDDDAALELQLEELLDLDTALDQLDAMNPRLRQVVELRFFAGVAEEEIAHMLGVSVRTVERDWLKARLFLLRELDREPEPPNADESGGVA, from the coding sequence GTGGACACGCCGCACTCCACGCCGCATTCCACGGAGACGCTGTTCGTCGCGCTGTACGACGAGTTGAAGCGCCTGGCCCACCGCCAGATCAACGCGGTGGACGCGTTCGCGACGCTCCGCACCACGGAGCTGGTCCACGAGGCGTACCTGAAGCTCGGCCGCGGCGACGACACGTCGTGGGAGGGGCGGGCGCACTTCTTCGGCGCGGCGGCGCGCGCGATGCGCCAGGTGCTCGTGGACTTCGCGCGCCGCCGCCGCTCGCTGAAGCGCGGCGGCCCGGACGCGCCCGTGACGCTGCGCGACGACGACGCGGCGCTCGAGCTGCAGCTCGAGGAGCTGCTCGACCTCGACACGGCGCTCGACCAGCTCGACGCCATGAACCCGCGGCTGCGACAGGTCGTCGAGCTGCGCTTCTTCGCCGGCGTGGCCGAGGAGGAGATCGCGCACATGCTCGGCGTGTCGGTCCGCACCGTCGAGCGCGACTGGCTCAAGGCGCGGCTGTTCCTCCTCCGCGAGCTGGATCGGGAGCCGGAGCCGCCTAACGCCGACGAATCCGGAGGCGTCGCATGA
- a CDS encoding anti-sigma factor, with the protein MPPAGRLRSRACCALLVSLAVSLAACGADGVAPTGPHGTAGGPAQVLLTVALPALDTARDGRYEAWVVDAGETRRSIGRFATGGSYTLASPVADPTAIEITLERPDDADAVPSAQLLLRGRVQRGHADLGYAGAVTQNDLPLRPSPGQFTMFTPSDNDSLGYPSNEQSGVWLFNMAPAQTAQRDYYVRLTPLQSGWTYEGWMVRDLDRPNAIWLSYGKFVPDWTSAVNQPDDTGWGPFSGVLDFRRARLEDFPGDDWISNPLRLPWRADLTLPLDLREKDAQGRMRWSHVITIEPATDRGEPVTTERPFVLHPYVDAFGDLGPGIARTITAHLETMPRGTADVR; encoded by the coding sequence ATGCCCCCCGCTGGTCGCCTGCGTTCGCGCGCGTGCTGCGCGCTGCTCGTGTCGCTCGCCGTGTCGCTCGCCGCGTGCGGCGCCGATGGCGTCGCGCCGACGGGTCCGCACGGCACGGCCGGCGGCCCCGCACAGGTGCTGCTCACCGTCGCGCTGCCGGCGCTCGACACCGCGCGCGACGGCCGCTACGAGGCGTGGGTCGTGGATGCGGGCGAGACGCGGCGGTCGATCGGCCGCTTCGCGACGGGCGGGTCGTACACGCTCGCGAGCCCCGTCGCCGACCCGACCGCGATCGAGATCACGCTCGAGCGGCCGGACGACGCCGACGCGGTGCCGTCGGCGCAGCTGCTGCTCCGCGGCCGGGTACAACGCGGCCACGCCGACCTCGGGTACGCCGGCGCGGTGACGCAGAACGACCTCCCGCTGCGCCCGTCGCCCGGCCAGTTCACGATGTTCACGCCGAGCGACAACGACAGCCTCGGCTACCCGTCGAACGAGCAGTCGGGGGTGTGGCTGTTCAACATGGCGCCCGCGCAGACGGCGCAGCGCGACTACTACGTGCGCCTCACGCCGCTGCAGAGCGGATGGACGTACGAGGGGTGGATGGTGCGCGACCTCGACCGGCCTAACGCGATCTGGCTCTCGTACGGCAAGTTCGTCCCCGACTGGACGAGCGCCGTGAACCAGCCGGACGACACGGGGTGGGGACCGTTCTCCGGCGTGCTCGACTTCCGCCGCGCGCGGCTGGAGGACTTCCCCGGCGACGACTGGATCTCGAACCCGCTGCGCCTGCCGTGGCGCGCCGATCTCACGCTGCCGCTCGACCTGCGCGAGAAGGACGCGCAGGGGCGGATGCGGTGGTCGCACGTCATCACGATCGAGCCGGCGACGGACCGCGGCGAGCCGGTGACGACCGAGCGCCCGTTCGTGCTGCACCCGTACGTGGACGCGTTCGGCGACCTCGGGCCGGGCATCGCGCGCACGATCACGGCGCATCTCGAGACCATGCCGCGCGGCACCGCGGACGTGCGATGA
- a CDS encoding alpha/beta hydrolase family protein, which yields MAHCIRHRTRLVGALLVAVASTAAAQNPAPSAPRRGADVPLDSARVRLLYVSNRPADLPKADYDRQIAQKRATDSIYAARSAGLMEFRKITYKSRADGMEIPAYLFAPLAKRGTGGHAAMVWVHGGVHGDWGTSMFPFVREAVQRGYVVVTPDYRGSTGHGAAHYEAIDYGGKEVDDVISAVDYLKTLPYVDMNRLGIMGWSHGGFITAHTLYRTEHPFKAGAAIVPVTNLVFRLSYKGPGYQRDYAAEEGIGGLPFEKREEYIKRSPVFHVENLKVPILVHVATNDEDVNFVEDQQMVYTLRALKPDLAETKIYVNPAPWGSSVGHAFSRRVDPKTLERVDSPEQIDSWNRTWTFFEWNLRPYEDRSKPLPPVRTMP from the coding sequence ATGGCTCACTGCATCCGTCACCGCACCCGCCTCGTCGGCGCGCTGCTCGTCGCCGTCGCGAGCACCGCCGCCGCGCAGAACCCCGCGCCGAGCGCCCCGCGCCGCGGCGCCGACGTGCCGCTCGACTCCGCGCGCGTACGGCTGCTCTACGTCAGCAACCGCCCGGCGGACCTGCCGAAGGCCGACTACGACCGACAGATCGCGCAGAAGCGCGCCACCGACAGCATCTACGCCGCCCGCAGCGCCGGCCTGATGGAGTTCCGCAAGATCACCTACAAGAGCCGCGCGGACGGCATGGAGATCCCGGCCTACCTGTTCGCGCCGCTCGCCAAGCGCGGCACCGGCGGCCACGCGGCGATGGTGTGGGTGCACGGCGGCGTGCACGGCGACTGGGGCACGAGCATGTTCCCGTTCGTGCGCGAGGCCGTGCAGCGCGGCTACGTCGTCGTCACGCCCGACTACCGCGGCAGCACCGGCCACGGCGCCGCCCACTACGAGGCGATCGACTACGGCGGCAAGGAGGTCGACGACGTCATCTCCGCGGTCGACTACCTGAAGACGCTGCCGTACGTCGACATGAACCGGCTGGGCATCATGGGATGGAGCCACGGCGGGTTCATCACCGCGCACACGCTCTATCGCACCGAGCACCCGTTCAAGGCCGGCGCCGCGATCGTGCCGGTCACCAATCTCGTCTTCCGCCTCTCGTACAAGGGCCCCGGCTACCAGCGCGACTACGCCGCGGAGGAGGGGATCGGCGGGCTGCCGTTCGAGAAGCGCGAGGAGTACATCAAGCGCTCGCCCGTCTTCCACGTCGAGAACCTGAAGGTGCCGATCCTCGTGCACGTCGCGACGAACGACGAGGACGTCAACTTCGTCGAGGATCAGCAGATGGTGTACACGCTCCGCGCGCTGAAGCCCGATCTCGCGGAGACGAAGATCTACGTGAACCCCGCACCGTGGGGCAGCAGCGTCGGCCACGCGTTCAGCCGCCGCGTGGACCCGAAGACGCTCGAGCGCGTCGACTCGCCGGAGCAGATCGACTCGTGGAACCGCACGTGGACGTTCTTCGAGTGGAACCTGCGCCCGTACGAGGACCGCTCCAAGCCGCTCCCCCCGGTGCGCACGATGCCGTGA